Proteins from a genomic interval of Crassostrea angulata isolate pt1a10 chromosome 7, ASM2561291v2, whole genome shotgun sequence:
- the LOC128193256 gene encoding putative polypeptide N-acetylgalactosaminyltransferase 10 isoform X2, whose product MLRLKTRLTSGSLKWFPLEVNTRRMRRNTVTLLKYLIVGCVIVLGGPLILKKLFGSDTPPDLYIDARNVLPKVQKSGKNPYAGDPLKKIDCFQNPYAGDPLKKIDWHDYKKIAEDEQRTGPGEQGQALILSPDEEKKKGDLYKVNGFNAYASDKISLHRSLKDIRHSDCKKKKYLNHLMNASVIVPFHNEHWSTLLRTAWSVLNRSPKHLIHEVILVDDYSSKEHCKQPLDDYVKEHFTNVKVVRAKKREGLIRTRLLGARAATGQVLIFLDSHCEANINWLPPLLEPIAEDYKTVVCPFIDVIDFENFAYRAQDEGARGAFDWEFFYKRLPLLEEDLKHPAEPFKSPVMAGGLFAISAKWFWEMGGYDPGLDIWGGEQYELSFKLWQCGGMMVDAPCSRIGHIYRKFAPFPNPGVGDFVGRNYRRVAEVWMDEYAEYLYKRRPHYRNIDPGDVSEQKAIRDKLHCKPFKWFMEEVAFDLPKFYPPVEPPPFASGEVRNKAANMCLDTRYKGQNERFDLQPCLKDGKGGGEQQFEFTWHKDIRPGKRTVCFDVSQSIKKAPVILFNCHGMGGNQRFKYNIDTQQIYHVISNQCLDCDPDRHEIFMNPCDKTLETQMWKVEHVHEDEVRKEWDAK is encoded by the exons ATGTTGAGGCTGAAAACGAGATTGACCTCGGGGTCACTAAAATGGTTTCCTCT tGAAGTGAACACAAGGAGAATGAGGAGGAACACGGTGACTCTGCTGAAGTACTTGATTGTGGGATGTGTCATAGTGTTAGGGGGACCACTTATTCTAAAGAAACTATTTGGTTCAGATACACCCCCAGATCTGTATATTGATGCCCGAAATGTACTGCCGAAAGTTCAGAAAAGCGGAAAg AATCCTTATGCAGGAGATCCTTTAAAAAAGATTGATTGTTTTCAGAATCCTTATGCAGGAGATCCTTTAAAAAAGATTGATTGGCATGACTATAAAAAAATCGCGGAGGATGAACAAAGAACAG GGCCAGGAGAGCAGGGTCAGGCCTTAATACTCTCCCCCGATGAGGAGAAAAAGAAAGGAGACCTGTACAAAGTGAATGGCTTCAATGCGTATGCCAGCGATAAAATCTCGCTGCATAGATCTCTCAAAGACATTCGTCATTCTGA TTGTAAGAAGAAGAAGTATCTGAACCATCTGATGAATGCCAGTGTGATTGTTCCTTTCCACAATGAGCACTGGAGCACACTACTGAGGACGGCGTGGAGCGTGCTCAATCGCTCACCTAAGCACCTCATCCACGAGGTGATACTGGTGGATGATTACAGCTCAAAGG AGCACTGCAAGCAACCGTTGGATGACTATGTGAAGGAACACTTTACCAATGTGAAGGTGGTTAGAGCCAAGAAGAGGGAGGGTCTGATCCGGACCAGACTGCTTGGGGCCCGGGCAGCCACCGGACAGGTTCTCATCTTCTTAGACTCACACTGCGAGGCCAACATCAACTGGTTACCTCCCTTACTGG AGCCAATAGCAGAGGACTACAAAACAGTTGTCTGCCCATTCATTGATGTCATTGACTTTGAGAACTTTGCGTATCGGGCTCAGGATGAGGGAGCGAGGGGGGCGTTTGATTGGGAATTCTTCTACAAGCGCCTACCTCTTCTGGAGGAAGATCTCAAACATCCTGCCGAACCATTCAA GAGCCCAGTGATGGCAGGTGGGCTGTTTGCCATCAGTGCCAAGTGGTTCTGGGAGATGGGAGGTTATGACCCGGGCCTGGATATCTGGGGAGGAGAACAGTATGAACTCTCATTTAAG CTCTGGCAGTGTGGAGGAATGATGGTGGATGCCCCTTGCTCCAGAATCGGACATATCTATAGAAAGTTTGCTCCATTCCCCAATCCTGGGGTTGGAGATTTTGTAGGAAGG AACTACAGAAGAGTTGCGGAGGTCTGGATGGACGAATATGCTGAGTATTTATACAAGAGGCGGCCTCACTACAGAAACATTGACCCTGGGGACGTGTCTGAACAGAAGGCCATCAGGGACAAACTTCACTGTAAACCATTCAAGTGGTTCATGGAGGAGGTGGCCTTTGATTTACCCAAATTTTACCCCCCTGTGGAGCCCCCACCATTTGCCAGTGGAGAG GTTCGCAACAAAGCAGCAAATATGTGTCTAGATACAAGGTACAAAGGTCAAAATGAAAGATTTGACCTTCAGCCTTGTCTCAAGGATGGAAAAGGGGGCGGTGAACAG CAATTTGAGTTCACTTGGCATAAGGACATCCGTCCCGGGAAGAGAACTGTCTGCTTTGATGTGTCTCAATCTATTAAGAAAGCACCTGTTATTTTATTCAACTGCCATGGAATGGGTGGCAATCAGAGGTTCAAATATAATATA GACACACAGCAGATTTACCATGTGATAAGTAATCAGTGTTTAGACTGTGATCCTGACAGACATGAAATATTCATGAACCCCTGTGATAAAACCTTAGAGACCCAGATGTGGAAAGTGGAGCATGTCCACGAAGACGAAGTCCGTAAAGAATGGGATGCTAAGTAG
- the LOC128193256 gene encoding putative polypeptide N-acetylgalactosaminyltransferase 10 isoform X1, whose protein sequence is MLRLKTRLTSGSLKWFPLYVVIFQTFDTFVNIICKQPRLYLIRCEVNTRRMRRNTVTLLKYLIVGCVIVLGGPLILKKLFGSDTPPDLYIDARNVLPKVQKSGKNPYAGDPLKKIDWHDYKKIAEDEQRTGPGEQGQALILSPDEEKKKGDLYKVNGFNAYASDKISLHRSLKDIRHSDCKKKKYLNHLMNASVIVPFHNEHWSTLLRTAWSVLNRSPKHLIHEVILVDDYSSKEHCKQPLDDYVKEHFTNVKVVRAKKREGLIRTRLLGARAATGQVLIFLDSHCEANINWLPPLLEPIAEDYKTVVCPFIDVIDFENFAYRAQDEGARGAFDWEFFYKRLPLLEEDLKHPAEPFKSPVMAGGLFAISAKWFWEMGGYDPGLDIWGGEQYELSFKLWQCGGMMVDAPCSRIGHIYRKFAPFPNPGVGDFVGRNYRRVAEVWMDEYAEYLYKRRPHYRNIDPGDVSEQKAIRDKLHCKPFKWFMEEVAFDLPKFYPPVEPPPFASGEVRNKAANMCLDTRYKGQNERFDLQPCLKDGKGGGEQQFEFTWHKDIRPGKRTVCFDVSQSIKKAPVILFNCHGMGGNQRFKYNIDTQQIYHVISNQCLDCDPDRHEIFMNPCDKTLETQMWKVEHVHEDEVRKEWDAK, encoded by the exons ATGTTGAGGCTGAAAACGAGATTGACCTCGGGGTCACTAAAATGGTTTCCTCTGTACGTGGtaatctttcaaacttttgacacatttgtaaatatcatttgcAAACAGCCTAGATTGTACTTAATCAGATG tGAAGTGAACACAAGGAGAATGAGGAGGAACACGGTGACTCTGCTGAAGTACTTGATTGTGGGATGTGTCATAGTGTTAGGGGGACCACTTATTCTAAAGAAACTATTTGGTTCAGATACACCCCCAGATCTGTATATTGATGCCCGAAATGTACTGCCGAAAGTTCAGAAAAGCGGAAAg AATCCTTATGCAGGAGATCCTTTAAAAAAGATTGATTGGCATGACTATAAAAAAATCGCGGAGGATGAACAAAGAACAG GGCCAGGAGAGCAGGGTCAGGCCTTAATACTCTCCCCCGATGAGGAGAAAAAGAAAGGAGACCTGTACAAAGTGAATGGCTTCAATGCGTATGCCAGCGATAAAATCTCGCTGCATAGATCTCTCAAAGACATTCGTCATTCTGA TTGTAAGAAGAAGAAGTATCTGAACCATCTGATGAATGCCAGTGTGATTGTTCCTTTCCACAATGAGCACTGGAGCACACTACTGAGGACGGCGTGGAGCGTGCTCAATCGCTCACCTAAGCACCTCATCCACGAGGTGATACTGGTGGATGATTACAGCTCAAAGG AGCACTGCAAGCAACCGTTGGATGACTATGTGAAGGAACACTTTACCAATGTGAAGGTGGTTAGAGCCAAGAAGAGGGAGGGTCTGATCCGGACCAGACTGCTTGGGGCCCGGGCAGCCACCGGACAGGTTCTCATCTTCTTAGACTCACACTGCGAGGCCAACATCAACTGGTTACCTCCCTTACTGG AGCCAATAGCAGAGGACTACAAAACAGTTGTCTGCCCATTCATTGATGTCATTGACTTTGAGAACTTTGCGTATCGGGCTCAGGATGAGGGAGCGAGGGGGGCGTTTGATTGGGAATTCTTCTACAAGCGCCTACCTCTTCTGGAGGAAGATCTCAAACATCCTGCCGAACCATTCAA GAGCCCAGTGATGGCAGGTGGGCTGTTTGCCATCAGTGCCAAGTGGTTCTGGGAGATGGGAGGTTATGACCCGGGCCTGGATATCTGGGGAGGAGAACAGTATGAACTCTCATTTAAG CTCTGGCAGTGTGGAGGAATGATGGTGGATGCCCCTTGCTCCAGAATCGGACATATCTATAGAAAGTTTGCTCCATTCCCCAATCCTGGGGTTGGAGATTTTGTAGGAAGG AACTACAGAAGAGTTGCGGAGGTCTGGATGGACGAATATGCTGAGTATTTATACAAGAGGCGGCCTCACTACAGAAACATTGACCCTGGGGACGTGTCTGAACAGAAGGCCATCAGGGACAAACTTCACTGTAAACCATTCAAGTGGTTCATGGAGGAGGTGGCCTTTGATTTACCCAAATTTTACCCCCCTGTGGAGCCCCCACCATTTGCCAGTGGAGAG GTTCGCAACAAAGCAGCAAATATGTGTCTAGATACAAGGTACAAAGGTCAAAATGAAAGATTTGACCTTCAGCCTTGTCTCAAGGATGGAAAAGGGGGCGGTGAACAG CAATTTGAGTTCACTTGGCATAAGGACATCCGTCCCGGGAAGAGAACTGTCTGCTTTGATGTGTCTCAATCTATTAAGAAAGCACCTGTTATTTTATTCAACTGCCATGGAATGGGTGGCAATCAGAGGTTCAAATATAATATA GACACACAGCAGATTTACCATGTGATAAGTAATCAGTGTTTAGACTGTGATCCTGACAGACATGAAATATTCATGAACCCCTGTGATAAAACCTTAGAGACCCAGATGTGGAAAGTGGAGCATGTCCACGAAGACGAAGTCCGTAAAGAATGGGATGCTAAGTAG
- the LOC128193256 gene encoding putative polypeptide N-acetylgalactosaminyltransferase 10 isoform X3 gives MRRNTVTLLKYLIVGCVIVLGGPLILKKLFGSDTPPDLYIDARNVLPKVQKSGKNPYAGDPLKKIDCFQNPYAGDPLKKIDWHDYKKIAEDEQRTGPGEQGQALILSPDEEKKKGDLYKVNGFNAYASDKISLHRSLKDIRHSDCKKKKYLNHLMNASVIVPFHNEHWSTLLRTAWSVLNRSPKHLIHEVILVDDYSSKEHCKQPLDDYVKEHFTNVKVVRAKKREGLIRTRLLGARAATGQVLIFLDSHCEANINWLPPLLEPIAEDYKTVVCPFIDVIDFENFAYRAQDEGARGAFDWEFFYKRLPLLEEDLKHPAEPFKSPVMAGGLFAISAKWFWEMGGYDPGLDIWGGEQYELSFKLWQCGGMMVDAPCSRIGHIYRKFAPFPNPGVGDFVGRNYRRVAEVWMDEYAEYLYKRRPHYRNIDPGDVSEQKAIRDKLHCKPFKWFMEEVAFDLPKFYPPVEPPPFASGEVRNKAANMCLDTRYKGQNERFDLQPCLKDGKGGGEQQFEFTWHKDIRPGKRTVCFDVSQSIKKAPVILFNCHGMGGNQRFKYNIDTQQIYHVISNQCLDCDPDRHEIFMNPCDKTLETQMWKVEHVHEDEVRKEWDAK, from the exons ATGAGGAGGAACACGGTGACTCTGCTGAAGTACTTGATTGTGGGATGTGTCATAGTGTTAGGGGGACCACTTATTCTAAAGAAACTATTTGGTTCAGATACACCCCCAGATCTGTATATTGATGCCCGAAATGTACTGCCGAAAGTTCAGAAAAGCGGAAAg AATCCTTATGCAGGAGATCCTTTAAAAAAGATTGATTGTTTTCAGAATCCTTATGCAGGAGATCCTTTAAAAAAGATTGATTGGCATGACTATAAAAAAATCGCGGAGGATGAACAAAGAACAG GGCCAGGAGAGCAGGGTCAGGCCTTAATACTCTCCCCCGATGAGGAGAAAAAGAAAGGAGACCTGTACAAAGTGAATGGCTTCAATGCGTATGCCAGCGATAAAATCTCGCTGCATAGATCTCTCAAAGACATTCGTCATTCTGA TTGTAAGAAGAAGAAGTATCTGAACCATCTGATGAATGCCAGTGTGATTGTTCCTTTCCACAATGAGCACTGGAGCACACTACTGAGGACGGCGTGGAGCGTGCTCAATCGCTCACCTAAGCACCTCATCCACGAGGTGATACTGGTGGATGATTACAGCTCAAAGG AGCACTGCAAGCAACCGTTGGATGACTATGTGAAGGAACACTTTACCAATGTGAAGGTGGTTAGAGCCAAGAAGAGGGAGGGTCTGATCCGGACCAGACTGCTTGGGGCCCGGGCAGCCACCGGACAGGTTCTCATCTTCTTAGACTCACACTGCGAGGCCAACATCAACTGGTTACCTCCCTTACTGG AGCCAATAGCAGAGGACTACAAAACAGTTGTCTGCCCATTCATTGATGTCATTGACTTTGAGAACTTTGCGTATCGGGCTCAGGATGAGGGAGCGAGGGGGGCGTTTGATTGGGAATTCTTCTACAAGCGCCTACCTCTTCTGGAGGAAGATCTCAAACATCCTGCCGAACCATTCAA GAGCCCAGTGATGGCAGGTGGGCTGTTTGCCATCAGTGCCAAGTGGTTCTGGGAGATGGGAGGTTATGACCCGGGCCTGGATATCTGGGGAGGAGAACAGTATGAACTCTCATTTAAG CTCTGGCAGTGTGGAGGAATGATGGTGGATGCCCCTTGCTCCAGAATCGGACATATCTATAGAAAGTTTGCTCCATTCCCCAATCCTGGGGTTGGAGATTTTGTAGGAAGG AACTACAGAAGAGTTGCGGAGGTCTGGATGGACGAATATGCTGAGTATTTATACAAGAGGCGGCCTCACTACAGAAACATTGACCCTGGGGACGTGTCTGAACAGAAGGCCATCAGGGACAAACTTCACTGTAAACCATTCAAGTGGTTCATGGAGGAGGTGGCCTTTGATTTACCCAAATTTTACCCCCCTGTGGAGCCCCCACCATTTGCCAGTGGAGAG GTTCGCAACAAAGCAGCAAATATGTGTCTAGATACAAGGTACAAAGGTCAAAATGAAAGATTTGACCTTCAGCCTTGTCTCAAGGATGGAAAAGGGGGCGGTGAACAG CAATTTGAGTTCACTTGGCATAAGGACATCCGTCCCGGGAAGAGAACTGTCTGCTTTGATGTGTCTCAATCTATTAAGAAAGCACCTGTTATTTTATTCAACTGCCATGGAATGGGTGGCAATCAGAGGTTCAAATATAATATA GACACACAGCAGATTTACCATGTGATAAGTAATCAGTGTTTAGACTGTGATCCTGACAGACATGAAATATTCATGAACCCCTGTGATAAAACCTTAGAGACCCAGATGTGGAAAGTGGAGCATGTCCACGAAGACGAAGTCCGTAAAGAATGGGATGCTAAGTAG